A single Mangrovimonas sp. YM274 DNA region contains:
- the miaA gene encoding tRNA (adenosine(37)-N6)-dimethylallyltransferase MiaA, with protein MMLNFVLNVEANYIMTKYLISIVGPTAIGKTALSIQLAQYFNTEIISADSRQFFKEMQIGTAAPTPEELAAAPHHFIHHKSIETDYNVGAFERDAIEQLEKLFKKHDVVVMVGGSGLYVDAVTKGLDDFPDLDPKIRETLNNTLETEGLLALQTQLKQLDPQSFQSIAIDNPHRVIRALEVSIGTGKPYASFLNQKKNKRPFKTISIGLTADREIVYDRINRRVDIMMENGLLEEAKKLLPKQHLNALNTVGYKELFKYFNGNWTLDFAVSEIKKNSRRFAKRQFTWFKKNENILWFDYTTPLETIVNDISKLIEKQ; from the coding sequence ATGATGCTAAATTTTGTTTTAAATGTGGAAGCGAATTACATTATGACTAAATACCTTATCTCGATAGTAGGGCCTACCGCTATTGGTAAAACAGCTCTAAGCATACAACTTGCCCAATACTTTAATACTGAAATAATTTCTGCTGATTCCAGACAGTTTTTTAAGGAAATGCAAATAGGCACCGCAGCACCAACTCCTGAAGAATTGGCCGCTGCTCCTCATCATTTCATTCATCATAAATCCATTGAAACCGACTATAACGTTGGTGCTTTTGAAAGAGATGCCATAGAACAATTAGAGAAATTATTCAAAAAGCATGATGTTGTGGTTATGGTTGGCGGTTCTGGTCTTTATGTCGATGCCGTGACAAAAGGACTAGACGACTTTCCTGATCTTGATCCTAAAATTAGAGAAACTCTAAACAATACTTTGGAAACAGAAGGACTACTTGCACTCCAAACTCAATTGAAACAATTAGACCCTCAATCCTTTCAAAGTATTGCTATTGACAATCCACACCGTGTAATCAGGGCCCTAGAAGTTTCTATTGGAACAGGTAAACCGTATGCTTCCTTTTTAAATCAAAAAAAGAATAAACGTCCTTTTAAAACCATTTCAATTGGTTTAACCGCAGACCGTGAAATTGTTTATGACCGAATTAATAGGCGTGTTGATATTATGATGGAAAACGGACTTCTTGAAGAAGCAAAAAAGCTTTTACCTAAACAGCATTTAAACGCACTAAATACTGTAGGCTATAAAGAGTTATTTAAATACTTCAATGGCAATTGGACTTTAGATTTTGCTGTTTCTGAAATAAAAAAGAACTCTAGACGCTTTGCCAAAAGGCAATTTACATGGTTCAAAAAAAATGAAAACATTCTTTGGTTTGACTACACAACTCCTTTAGAAACCATAGTAAATGACATTTCAAAACTAATTGAAAAACAATAA
- a CDS encoding cold-shock protein, producing MSKGTVKFFNDSKGFGFIVEEGTNKEHFVHISGLEDEIREGDEVEFDLTEGKKGLNAVNVRVI from the coding sequence ATGAGTAAAGGTACAGTAAAGTTCTTCAACGACTCAAAAGGATTTGGATTTATCGTTGAAGAAGGGACCAACAAAGAACATTTTGTACACATTTCTGGTTTAGAAGATGAGATTCGCGAAGGAGATGAAGTAGAATTTGATCTAACCGAAGGAAAAAAAGGATTGAACGCAGTAAACGTAAGAGTTATCTAA
- a CDS encoding response regulator transcription factor: protein MEEQNKKILLVEDDPNFGTVLKDYLTMNDYDVVHAKNGMEGFEKFKKDDFDLCILDVMMPYKDGFTLAKEIREKNSEVPIIFLTAKAMKEDVLKGYKVGADDYLNKPFDSEVLLMKIKAIMQRKATETVTDSKQFEFKIGRFDLNSKLRFLRFDGGEPIKLSPKENELLRMLALHENDLMPRELALTKIWRDDNYFTSRSMDVYIAKLRKYLKPDENVEILNIHGEGFRLVVNQSA from the coding sequence ATGGAAGAACAAAATAAAAAAATTCTCCTTGTCGAGGACGACCCCAATTTTGGAACGGTATTAAAGGATTATTTGACAATGAACGATTACGATGTTGTTCATGCCAAAAACGGGATGGAAGGTTTTGAAAAATTCAAAAAAGATGATTTTGATTTGTGTATCCTAGATGTCATGATGCCTTACAAAGATGGGTTTACGTTGGCTAAAGAAATTAGAGAAAAAAATAGTGAAGTACCTATCATTTTCCTTACCGCCAAGGCTATGAAGGAAGATGTGCTAAAAGGATATAAAGTAGGGGCAGATGACTATTTAAACAAACCTTTTGATAGTGAGGTCCTGCTCATGAAAATAAAAGCTATCATGCAGCGCAAGGCTACTGAAACAGTTACAGATAGCAAACAGTTTGAGTTTAAAATAGGTAGATTCGATTTAAACTCCAAATTAAGGTTTTTACGATTTGACGGGGGAGAACCTATCAAATTGTCTCCTAAAGAAAATGAATTGTTGCGTATGTTGGCACTTCATGAAAACGATTTGATGCCTAGAGAATTGGCTCTGACAAAAATTTGGAGAGATGATAACTATTTTACGTCTCGTAGTATGGATGTTTACATTGCGAAGCTTCGTAAATATTTAAAACCAGATGAAAACGTTGAGATTTTAAATATACATGGAGAAGGATTTAGATTGGTAGTTAACCAAAGCGCTTAA
- a CDS encoding sensor histidine kinase KdpD, whose translation MGRKLFVLLVILMSVSLIGIILVQAYFIKNSLQNEENRFELNVKHALSWVSKSLEDKEFDRYARKVYELEKRGVNRDTSAIREILIKTQDDQRDETIIYRNTILEESFKVPSVFFDIGVDSISISRLFNERETKIYSNTALNNEGDLNINPERTYREYLELPEVEKKLFETTYRDYYKNFPIYKRVSPEEVSDLLQYQLKEDGIDIDFEFAIYDKDLATKVQSENFELNNSSTYGVSVFLDNNKQSDYRLYVDFPERRKFLFSTIIKAIVLSVVFTLIIIIAYSNAIYQLIKQRKISQIKTDFINNMTHEFKTPIATINLALDAIKNPKIIEDQDKVKRYLKMIKDENKRMHAQVENVLRISKLEKNELNISKDRVKLHDLIEDAITHVELIVEDRKGYVKTHLNASKSSILANESHFTNVIVNILDNAIKYSDDEPKIDVYTENIGNNILLKIADQGNGMSKQVQRKIFEKFYREHSGNVHNVKGHGLGLAYVKRIVEDHHGHISVESEKGKGSVFTIKLPLIS comes from the coding sequence ATGGGCAGAAAGCTATTCGTCTTATTGGTGATCTTAATGAGTGTATCACTCATTGGTATAATTTTAGTGCAGGCTTATTTTATTAAGAATTCCCTGCAAAATGAAGAAAACCGTTTTGAACTTAACGTTAAACATGCTTTAAGCTGGGTGTCAAAATCTTTGGAAGACAAAGAGTTTGATAGATATGCTCGAAAGGTTTATGAGCTTGAGAAACGCGGGGTTAATCGTGACACAAGTGCCATTAGGGAAATTTTGATAAAAACTCAAGATGACCAAAGGGATGAAACAATTATTTACCGTAACACCATTTTAGAGGAAAGCTTCAAAGTACCATCAGTGTTCTTTGATATAGGAGTGGATAGTATCAGCATTAGTCGTTTGTTTAATGAGCGGGAAACAAAAATCTATAGTAATACTGCTTTAAATAATGAGGGGGATCTTAACATAAACCCCGAGCGTACATATCGTGAATATTTAGAGCTTCCGGAAGTTGAAAAAAAATTGTTTGAAACAACCTATCGGGACTATTATAAGAATTTTCCAATTTATAAGAGGGTTTCTCCAGAGGAAGTTTCAGATTTGTTGCAATATCAATTAAAGGAAGATGGTATTGATATTGATTTTGAATTTGCCATTTATGATAAAGATTTAGCGACTAAAGTACAGTCGGAAAACTTTGAGCTGAATAATTCTTCAACTTATGGAGTTTCTGTTTTTTTGGATAACAATAAGCAAAGTGATTATCGTTTATATGTGGATTTTCCAGAACGAAGAAAATTTTTGTTCTCTACCATTATAAAGGCAATTGTGCTTTCGGTTGTATTTACTTTAATCATTATTATAGCCTATTCAAATGCCATTTATCAATTGATAAAGCAGCGTAAAATATCGCAGATTAAGACAGATTTTATCAATAATATGACGCATGAGTTTAAAACGCCAATAGCCACCATCAATCTTGCTTTGGACGCCATTAAAAACCCGAAGATTATTGAAGACCAGGATAAGGTGAAGCGTTATCTGAAAATGATCAAGGATGAAAATAAACGCATGCATGCTCAAGTTGAAAATGTATTGAGAATATCGAAACTTGAGAAAAATGAATTGAACATAAGTAAGGACAGAGTAAAGCTGCACGACTTAATAGAAGATGCTATTACCCACGTTGAGTTAATTGTTGAAGACCGAAAGGGATATGTAAAAACACATTTAAATGCTTCCAAATCTTCAATTTTGGCCAACGAAAGTCATTTTACAAATGTTATTGTTAACATTTTGGATAATGCCATAAAATATTCGGATGACGAACCAAAAATAGATGTGTATACAGAGAATATTGGGAACAATATTTTATTAAAGATAGCAGATCAAGGTAATGGAATGTCCAAACAGGTTCAACGAAAAATATTTGAGAAATTCTATAGAGAACACTCTGGTAATGTACATAACGTTAAAGGTCATGGTTTAGGTTTGGCCTACGTAAAAAGAATAGTAGAAGACCATCACGGTCATATATCAGTAGAAAGTGAAAAAGGAAAAGGTAGTGTATTTACTATTAAGCTGCCATTAATATCATAA
- the coaE gene encoding dephospho-CoA kinase (Dephospho-CoA kinase (CoaE) performs the final step in coenzyme A biosynthesis.), with product MKVIGVTGGIGSGKSTVANMFRSLGVPVYTADLEAKRIMATSPELQRKLKVLFGEQAYVNGELNKPFIADAIFNNKALLEAMNAIVHPEVAKHFKDWLAQQASPYVIKEAAIIFEHHMEKEYDAIILVIAGINQRIERLLKRDQTSREKIQAIMDNQLSDDEKLKLADYIIVNDKLEATHNQVLKLHETLRSVGN from the coding sequence ATGAAGGTTATAGGAGTTACCGGAGGTATAGGAAGTGGTAAAAGTACAGTGGCCAATATGTTTAGAAGTTTGGGGGTTCCTGTGTACACAGCAGACTTGGAAGCAAAACGGATTATGGCGACATCTCCAGAACTTCAACGAAAATTAAAGGTGCTTTTTGGAGAGCAGGCCTATGTTAACGGAGAACTCAATAAACCTTTCATTGCTGATGCTATTTTTAACAACAAGGCTTTGCTGGAAGCTATGAATGCTATTGTGCATCCAGAAGTTGCCAAACATTTCAAAGACTGGCTCGCTCAACAAGCTTCACCTTATGTCATAAAAGAAGCAGCTATTATTTTTGAACACCATATGGAAAAGGAATATGATGCCATAATTTTGGTGATTGCCGGTATTAATCAAAGGATAGAACGCCTCTTAAAGCGAGATCAAACATCCCGGGAAAAAATACAGGCCATTATGGATAACCAACTAAGTGATGATGAGAAACTTAAATTAGCGGACTACATAATTGTTAATGATAAGTTGGAAGCTACTCATAATCAGGTGTTAAAACTTCATGAGACCCTTCGTTCTGTAGGAAATTAA
- a CDS encoding CdaR family protein encodes MLSFLFLIISKLSGKYTETVALNVSFENVPENKVLLQKEKQKINVVLSANGFNLVPLIFFKQPVKIDYDSDLYYNNEHYSWVANKSAHKIKSLVGSRVEMLSITPDTLNFRFETLETKKVPIKLQANISYLIGYDVLDKVEIKPDSVTVIGAENIVSTIEEISTEPLSLKDVNASFSQSIALKLPKVDGNIKLSSQKVTVTSEVVKFTEGAVEVPVTLVNTPKNLTINYFPKVVTVLYYVPLNRFNEIKPSDFKVVCNYEEIAQTDKKAMTPKLTSVPEAAKSTRIKQNKVEFIVVK; translated from the coding sequence ATGCTTTCATTTCTTTTTTTGATTATCAGTAAACTGTCAGGAAAATATACAGAAACTGTTGCCTTAAATGTTTCTTTTGAAAATGTGCCAGAGAATAAGGTGTTACTCCAAAAGGAGAAACAGAAAATTAATGTGGTCTTGTCTGCTAATGGATTCAATTTAGTGCCTTTGATTTTTTTTAAGCAGCCTGTTAAAATTGATTATGACTCGGATTTGTATTATAATAATGAGCATTATTCTTGGGTGGCAAACAAATCAGCACACAAAATAAAATCCTTGGTAGGATCGAGAGTGGAAATGCTTTCCATCACTCCTGATACCTTAAATTTTCGTTTTGAAACCTTAGAAACCAAAAAGGTCCCTATTAAGTTACAAGCTAATATCTCCTATTTGATAGGATATGATGTTTTGGATAAGGTAGAAATAAAACCGGATTCTGTTACGGTTATAGGTGCCGAGAATATAGTTAGTACTATTGAAGAAATATCTACAGAGCCATTGTCATTAAAGGATGTTAATGCTAGTTTTTCTCAGTCTATTGCTTTAAAGCTTCCAAAAGTCGATGGAAATATAAAGCTTTCATCTCAAAAAGTAACTGTTACTTCAGAAGTGGTGAAGTTTACAGAGGGAGCAGTTGAGGTACCGGTGACTTTGGTCAATACACCTAAAAATTTAACTATTAATTACTTTCCAAAGGTGGTAACTGTATTGTATTACGTTCCGTTAAATAGATTTAATGAAATCAAACCATCAGATTTTAAAGTAGTTTGTAACTATGAGGAAATAGCTCAAACAGATAAAAAGGCAATGACTCCAAAATTAACTTCAGTACCTGAAGCTGCAAAAAGTACAAGAATCAAGCAAAATAAAGTTGAGTTTATCGTTGTAAAATGA
- a CDS encoding glycosyltransferase family 2 protein: MNTLSFSFVIPVYNRPDEVAELLESFSKLEYNSPFEIVIVEDGSSIDCKKVVADYSDSLDINYFFKANSGPGDSRNYGMKQAKGNYFIILDSDCVLPSHYLNEVSAYLEERYVDCFGGPDTAHMSFTPLQKAINFAMTSFISTGGIRGGKKQVGKFQPRSFNMGISKKAFQASGGFGVIHPGEDPDLSIRLTNLGFETELIEEAYVFHKRRISWSKFYTQVHKFGLVRPILNLWHPKTAKLTYWFPTLFMLGLVGAIILWLFGHSFGILAYLAYFFIAFLLALFETKSLEVALKSVYAIAVQFFGYGYGFFKSTIALRLQGKTPEVAFPHLFFKHAE; encoded by the coding sequence ATGAATACACTGTCTTTTTCATTCGTTATACCTGTATACAATAGGCCAGATGAGGTTGCCGAGTTGTTGGAAAGTTTTTCCAAGTTAGAATACAACAGTCCATTTGAAATTGTGATTGTTGAAGATGGTTCTTCTATAGATTGTAAAAAGGTCGTAGCGGATTATTCCGATTCTTTAGATATTAATTACTTCTTCAAGGCAAACTCGGGACCAGGAGACTCTCGTAATTATGGAATGAAACAAGCAAAAGGGAATTATTTTATCATTTTGGATTCGGATTGTGTTTTGCCCTCTCATTATTTAAACGAAGTTTCTGCCTATTTGGAAGAACGTTATGTGGATTGCTTCGGCGGGCCTGATACAGCGCATATGTCCTTTACACCTCTTCAAAAGGCAATCAATTTTGCTATGACTTCTTTTATTTCAACCGGAGGAATTAGAGGAGGGAAGAAACAAGTAGGGAAGTTTCAACCTAGAAGCTTCAATATGGGGATTTCCAAGAAGGCTTTTCAAGCATCTGGTGGTTTTGGAGTGATACATCCCGGGGAAGATCCAGACCTGTCCATTAGGTTGACCAATTTAGGCTTTGAAACCGAATTGATAGAGGAGGCTTATGTGTTCCATAAAAGAAGGATTTCATGGTCTAAATTTTACACACAGGTGCATAAGTTTGGGTTGGTAAGGCCAATTTTAAATTTATGGCATCCAAAGACTGCAAAATTGACCTATTGGTTTCCTACACTGTTTATGTTGGGCCTTGTTGGAGCAATTATTTTATGGCTTTTTGGACATAGCTTTGGAATTTTGGCTTATCTAGCGTATTTTTTCATAGCATTTCTCTTGGCTCTTTTTGAAACAAAGAGTCTGGAAGTGGCACTGAAATCTGTATACGCCATAGCGGTTCAGTTTTTTGGATACGGTTACGGATTTTTTAAATCCACAATAGCGTTGAGGCTACAGGGAAAAACTCCCGAAGTGGCGTTTCCTCATTTATTTTTTAAACATGCTGAATAA
- a CDS encoding T9SS-dependent choice-of-anchor J family protein: MKKTTFLWGAIFSLLFNFHAKAQVFEGFFEGFEDGFPPEGWAIFGSALGVEDWVVNQSNPYEGSNSAHIMYEAAVADTEDWMVTSQIDLTNATNAELRFYTRQEFDDDYGTVYQIRISTGSQTAPADFDTLITWDENELNDDAQVYEEKIVDLSEYDGEVIYIAFVRIQNDGDSWYIDNVSVGQFTLGLEDVETPVVEFSYFPNPVEDVLNIKSPSVINDVLVFNSLGQQVLKLSPNEMNSQIDLSNLHSGAYFVQASILDKVETFRILKK; encoded by the coding sequence ATGAAAAAAACTACTTTTTTATGGGGTGCAATCTTTTCCCTGTTATTTAACTTTCATGCTAAAGCCCAAGTTTTTGAAGGCTTTTTTGAAGGGTTTGAAGATGGATTTCCTCCGGAGGGATGGGCCATATTTGGTTCTGCACTAGGTGTTGAAGACTGGGTTGTCAACCAAAGTAATCCCTATGAAGGAAGCAATTCAGCTCACATAATGTATGAAGCTGCAGTAGCCGATACAGAAGACTGGATGGTTACCAGTCAAATAGACTTGACCAATGCAACAAATGCGGAGCTGAGATTTTATACACGTCAAGAATTTGATGATGATTATGGAACTGTATATCAAATTCGAATTTCTACCGGTTCTCAAACAGCTCCAGCAGATTTTGATACTCTTATAACTTGGGATGAGAATGAATTGAACGATGATGCTCAGGTTTATGAAGAAAAGATTGTCGATTTAAGTGAGTATGATGGAGAAGTAATTTATATTGCATTCGTGAGAATTCAAAATGATGGAGATTCATGGTACATAGACAATGTATCTGTAGGACAGTTTACTTTAGGTCTAGAGGATGTGGAGACTCCTGTGGTAGAATTTAGCTATTTTCCTAATCCCGTAGAAGATGTACTAAACATCAAATCTCCTTCCGTTATTAATGATGTGTTAGTTTTTAATTCTTTAGGACAACAGGTTTTAAAGTTGTCTCCCAATGAAATGAATAGCCAAATTGATTTATCCAATTTGCATTCTGGAGCCTATTTTGTTCAAGCATCAATTTTGGATAAAGTGGAAACATTTAGAATTCTTAAAAAGTAA
- a CDS encoding fibronectin type III domain-containing protein — MKKTTLLFLTVFLTFFSLCNAQSVINITTSGGSYTSEKWVNITTEINGAGTQVWGQGDGTYSNGAGLINEDIELSPGVYYVNCYDKFADSWDGTLISITAYGEVLNDNGGNSPDDGSNNDVSSDWEPDTPELELEVSLMITVPDAPSCLLPLGLTASNITTSSAVLSWEESGTASLYNVEVVLEGETATGTPTDIGVANGFTKSDLTPFTEYDFYVQADCESDGTSGWVGPYTFSTLPVAPENDDCSGAIALTVNEDLECTVITSGTTLGATESVQEGEVTGTPNTDVWFSFVATYPAHEIEISNVENQGGGTSTSTDMGMAVYDATAGCEALVFVDDSDPNTLILEGLDVGTTYYVRVYGWYGTVQYNNFDICVGTLPCLEGEASGAIVADCDNGEFSIEVEVTDQGDILHLSDGTTTIDVTGSGTYIFGPYISGSEVDIDAIHTDEYCDFEVDSFIYDCPPSNDDCTAPISLIANMDLECTEVTSATTLGATASSQEDDVTGTPNTDVWFSFEAISSIHQIVISNVVNLGGGTSTSTDMGMAVYDATNGCEALTIIDDSDPNTLMLEGLEVGTLYYVRVYGWSSSVQYNTFDICLGSVMCMAAETTAAVVPDCDNDQFYIDVLVTEFGDLTSLSDGNQEQTISESQPLYNFGPYSNGTEVTISAVHSNTDCDFEVDSFNYSCPPENDACSSATLVSELPYNFSQDAIGATNNDGFIGSCSYGMNDGVWYTFMVDESGTIEVDISEVTGWDLELAVYSGTCGDFTCVTSSDSGYSGDGESVSFTGDAGVQYYVNIGYYGGSSDGSEGPFTIDVSSPDTATLSPTLSIVDHFEESSFSYYPNPVENVLNIKSVSTIQNVSVFNMVGQEVLRVNPAKIESTIDMSQLSIGAYFVQVTIDNIVETIKVVKH; from the coding sequence ATGAAGAAAACTACACTACTGTTTTTAACGGTCTTTTTAACTTTTTTCTCTTTATGCAATGCTCAAAGTGTCATTAACATAACGACATCAGGAGGTTCTTATACCTCAGAGAAATGGGTAAACATTACTACCGAAATAAATGGTGCAGGCACTCAGGTTTGGGGCCAAGGAGATGGAACTTATTCCAACGGAGCAGGATTGATAAATGAAGATATTGAGCTTTCCCCTGGAGTATACTATGTAAACTGCTATGATAAGTTTGCAGATAGTTGGGACGGTACTTTAATATCAATTACAGCGTATGGAGAAGTACTTAATGATAATGGTGGAAATAGTCCAGATGATGGTTCCAATAACGATGTGAGTTCTGACTGGGAACCAGATACTCCCGAACTTGAATTGGAAGTTTCTTTAATGATTACGGTGCCAGATGCTCCGAGCTGTTTATTACCTTTAGGCTTAACAGCTTCAAATATTACTACATCTAGTGCAGTACTGTCTTGGGAGGAATCTGGAACAGCTTCTTTATATAATGTAGAAGTGGTTTTGGAAGGAGAAACAGCAACTGGAACACCAACTGATATAGGTGTTGCCAACGGATTTACCAAAAGCGATTTAACACCGTTTACCGAATATGATTTTTATGTGCAGGCCGATTGTGAGTCTGATGGTACTAGTGGTTGGGTAGGCCCTTATACATTTTCCACGCTTCCTGTAGCTCCTGAAAATGATGATTGTTCTGGTGCGATTGCTTTGACGGTAAATGAAGATTTAGAATGTACCGTAATAACAAGTGGGACTACATTAGGAGCTACTGAATCTGTCCAGGAGGGAGAGGTAACAGGAACTCCTAATACCGATGTTTGGTTTTCATTTGTAGCAACTTATCCAGCTCATGAAATTGAAATTAGTAATGTAGAGAATCAGGGAGGAGGGACTAGTACCAGTACAGATATGGGAATGGCCGTGTATGATGCTACAGCAGGATGCGAGGCTCTAGTATTTGTTGATGATAGCGATCCTAATACTTTAATTTTGGAAGGCCTCGACGTAGGAACTACTTATTACGTGAGAGTTTATGGATGGTATGGCACTGTTCAATATAATAACTTTGATATTTGTGTGGGAACCTTGCCTTGTTTGGAAGGAGAGGCTTCTGGGGCAATTGTGGCAGATTGTGATAATGGAGAGTTTTCTATTGAAGTTGAAGTGACTGATCAAGGTGATATTTTGCATTTGTCGGATGGAACCACAACGATTGATGTAACTGGTTCTGGTACATATATTTTTGGTCCTTATATAAGTGGTTCTGAAGTTGATATTGATGCCATTCATACCGATGAATATTGTGATTTTGAAGTGGATAGTTTCATTTATGACTGTCCTCCGTCAAATGATGATTGCACCGCTCCGATTTCTTTGATAGCTAATATGGATTTGGAATGTACAGAGGTTACAAGTGCAACCACATTAGGCGCAACGGCATCCTCTCAAGAAGATGATGTTACAGGGACTCCCAATACAGATGTGTGGTTTTCATTTGAAGCCATTTCCAGTATACATCAAATTGTAATTAGCAATGTTGTTAATCTTGGAGGAGGAACAAGTACAAGTACAGATATGGGGATGGCCGTTTATGATGCAACCAATGGATGTGAAGCATTGACAATCATTGACGACAGTGATCCAAATACTTTAATGTTAGAAGGATTGGAAGTTGGTACACTTTATTATGTGAGAGTTTATGGATGGTCTTCAAGTGTACAGTATAATACTTTCGATATTTGTTTGGGAAGCGTTATGTGTATGGCTGCTGAAACGACGGCGGCAGTTGTTCCCGATTGCGATAATGATCAGTTCTATATTGACGTATTGGTGACCGAATTTGGAGATTTGACTTCGTTGTCAGATGGGAATCAGGAGCAAACGATATCTGAGTCTCAACCATTGTATAACTTTGGTCCTTATTCAAATGGTACCGAAGTTACTATTTCAGCTGTTCACTCCAATACGGACTGTGACTTTGAAGTAGATAGCTTTAATTATTCATGTCCTCCAGAAAATGATGCTTGTTCTTCCGCAACATTAGTATCTGAGTTACCATATAATTTTAGCCAAGATGCTATTGGAGCTACCAATAATGATGGCTTTATTGGAAGTTGTTCGTATGGCATGAATGATGGCGTTTGGTATACTTTTATGGTTGATGAGAGTGGTACTATTGAAGTTGATATTTCGGAAGTAACTGGTTGGGATTTAGAATTGGCTGTTTACTCTGGAACTTGTGGAGATTTCACATGTGTTACTAGTAGTGATTCAGGATATTCTGGAGATGGAGAGTCTGTTTCTTTTACGGGAGATGCAGGCGTTCAGTATTATGTGAATATTGGGTATTACGGTGGTTCAAGTGATGGCTCAGAAGGTCCTTTTACTATAGATGTAAGCAGTCCTGATACGGCAACCCTTAGCCCAACTTTATCTATTGTTGATCATTTTGAAGAAAGTAGTTTTTCATATTATCCAAACCCAGTAGAAAATGTTTTGAACATTAAGTCAGTTTCGACAATCCAAAACGTGTCAGTTTTTAATATGGTTGGTCAAGAAGTATTGAGGGTGAATCCTGCAAAAATAGAAAGTACTATTGATATGTCTCAATTGAGTATTGGGGCGTACTTTGTACAAGTTACAATTGATAATATAGTTGAGACTATAAAGGTTGTTAAACATTAA